The Augochlora pura isolate Apur16 unplaced genomic scaffold, APUR_v2.2.1 APUR_unplaced_5168, whole genome shotgun sequence DNA segment gtgagagagaaagatttcgagacaaagagagaaaagaaattaaattttctgtctTACCCGGGCGTTTGCTTCAAGAACTGCTGCAGCGCAGCTCCCAATCTCACCATTTCCACCGCCGCTTCCATGTTCGCGGTGTGCCCCCGCTTGGTCCTCTTTATACCGCGTCTACCGCGTTTATACCGCGTATCTGGGGGAGGCGTCGACTTCCTTGGCCCTGCCGCAACCCGTGTTGCGCTCTTTAGCGCCCCTTCTTTATTCCATACGAGATGGTACCGGCCCGTTGGTGTTTTCGCGCAGAATCCACCCTTCATAGTGATGGCGTGCGCCGGGACTGTGAAGGGTCCCGCACCAAAATTCAACTCTATTTTTCCTAGAGTTTCCGTGGCTGGTTCACTGGTGGTCGGCAGTGGCGGAGGGGTCGTTATCTCCTCGCCATTCACCGTTGCCTCCGCGATTGTTAGCGTTTGTTCCATTGCGGCTGTTGGTTTAAAACTGATCAGTGCCGACCAGGTTCCCAGGCGCTTCGTTCCTTGATGGTTCGAGGGAGAAAAGGAGGGGGTATCGCAGGACGTAAGTATTCTACATCGATGCTTTCCccttattttgaatttctccTACTCGAATCGCGTTCTCGCGCGGATTGTTTTGCTGCGCGAACCTTTGTCTCATGACCGGTCGCCACACAATCCTAAGGCAGCGTTTCCACGGGGAGTTTACACATCCTTGTAATCGAACGTGTGTAACTGGACTTGGCAGTGCGTACTTTCACCACCCGCACAAGTCCGTCACTCCCTGGATAAACCTCCTCAATCCGTCCCATTTCCCATTGATTGGGGGAAAGGAGAGGATTTTGAACCAAAACCAGATCCCCTGATTTGATTGGTTCTTTTGTGGATTGCCACTTATAGCGAGTCTGGAGATGCGTGAGATAATCTCGGTTCCAGCATCTCCAAAGTTGCTCGTGGAATTTCTGTATAGCTCGCCATCGCGTTAACCGCGAGGTCTGCACAATTTCCACGCTTTCATACGGGAGCGCGTTCAACGGCCGCCCGATGAGAAAGTGGCCCGGTGTGAGCGGCGCATAATCGTTCGCATTGTCGCTCAAGGCGGCAATCGGTCCCGAGTTCAAACTCGATTCGATGCTGCACGGGAGCGTGGACATTTCTTCGCCCGTTGGAATGAACTCGCCTAATATGCGTTTCAAGTGGTGTTTCACCGACTTTACTCCCGCTTCTTGCATCCCACCGAAGTGTGGTGCACTTGGTGGGTTGAATTTCCACTTTATTCCCAAGTGGCTGCATTTTGTGCGCATTTCGGGTGA contains these protein-coding regions:
- the LOC144477914 gene encoding uncharacterized protein LOC144477914 is translated as MHHLIPERCNPANAFANSGVDYAGPYRVRDSAGRGKTAHKAYIAVFVCYATKAIHIELVHDYTTSSFLAALDRFVARRGIPSCTHSDNGTNFVGADRELQKHFGAVYNSPEMRTKCSHLGIKWKFNPPSAPHFGGMQEAGVKSVKHHLKRILGEFIPTGEEMSTLPCSIESSLNSGPIAALSDNANDYAPLTPGHFLIGRPLNALPYESVEIVQTSRLTRWRAIQKFHEQLWRCWNRDYLTHLQTRYKWQSTKEPIKSGDLVLVQNPLLSPNQWEMGRIEEVYPGSDGLVRVVKVRTAKSSYTRSITRMCKLPVETLP